GGCGACGACCTCGGCGTCCAGCCTCAGGCCGGCGGTATCCAAACGCTCGCTTATCTCCATGATTCTCTCGGCGGGCTGACCGACGTTTCCGTCGCCAACGCCGCCCACGAACTCGGACTCGCCGTGCACGCCCTCAGCCACTGGCATTTTCACGGAACGCCACGCGCCGGACTGCTGATGGGGTTCGCCAATATTCCCGATTCGAAAACAGCGCTTGCACTATGTCGGAGGCTTTCTGTGGCCGTTTACGCCGATTAACACCTCCCCCCAGACGGACCGGGGCCCCTTTCCGCCTCTCAGACATAAACCCAACTCGATTCGGAAAGGAGCCCCGGTCCGTCTCCCTCTACGCCATTTGTGCTTCCCGCCAACAGCTTTTCTGAGCGGAGGTGGCTTGTTTTGACGGCATTGCATAGAGACCATGCCGCGACAGGTGCTTTGGAAACCCGTTATGCTTCTTTGCTCGACGTTTGCGTCTCCCCCCTTTTTTCCGGCGACGATTTTTTCGCCGACCCGCTTTTCAGGAGTTCCCGCCCGTGGCCGCTTTCGAAATCGACGATATCGTCTCCTCACTGCACTCCGCACGCCTGCGCTGGCGTGACGGCCAACGTCGCCTGCTCGAATCCGGTGGACGCGATCTTCCCTCGCGTGAACGCCTCGCAGAAATCATCACGCAACTCAAAGGCGTTCTCTTTCCCATGCGACTCGGGCCTCTCGACCTTCACCAACAAGGCGAGAATTATTACGTGGGTCATACCCTGACCTCCGTGCTTAACGATCTCTCCGAACAAGCCCGGCTCGAATGGCGCTATAAGGCCCGGCACAATGCCGAAATTACCGCAGCCCTCATCGAGGAACGTGCCCACTCGGCCATCCAGCAGTTCGCCCGCAAACTCCCGGAAATCCGCGAATTGCTCGACTGCGATGTCCTTGCCGCCTATCAAGGCGATCCGGCCGCCGGCAGCGTCGACGAAGTCCTCATCTGCTACCCCGGCATCCACGCGATGATTCACCACCGCATCGCGCACGAACTCTATCGGCTCGAATTGCCTCTGCTCGCCCGCATCATCGCGGAACAAGCCCACTCGGAGACCGGTATCGATATCCACCCCGGTGCCCAAATCGGGGCAGGCTTCTTTATCGACCACGGAACGGGCGTGGTGATCGGCGAAACCGCTATCCTCGGCCAACGTGTGCGCGTGTATCAGGCCGTCACGCTTGGCGCCAAACGCTTCCCGGCAGACGACGACGGTAACCCGCGCAAGGGCCTCGCTCGCCACCCGATCGTGGAAGACAACGTGGTGATTTACGCCGGTGCCACGATTCTCGGCAGAGTCACGATCGGACAAGGCTCGGTCATCGGCGGTAACGTCTGGCTAACGCAAGACGTCCCGCCGTACAGCAACATCACCCAAGCCCGCTCGCGCACGGAAGCCGGCTCGCCTCCCGTCTCAGGATGCGATAACGACCCGGCCTGATCGTTCGGTCGTCGCGCCGCCGGGAGACGTTATCCCGTCTGTGGCGGTGCGGCGACGCGCAAGCGAACCTCCGGTGACGCCAGGCACGTTGCCACGGCCTCAAAGCCCGGCGCGCCAGGGTAGGGCGCCACGCGAACCGGTGGGCTGTGGTTGGCCGGACAGAGCACGATGGCCTCGTCGGGACCCACCGCCGTCAGGTCTAGAATGGCGGACGAGCGCGTCATCACAAAGCACGGTTGTTTCTGCGTCCTTGTCCGCTTGCGCAAGTAGCGAATCAACGCTTCCTGTGTGTTTTGCGCAAGACCCTGCTCGATCATGTCGATGACCAGCGCACCCTCGCGCTCGGCTTCCAACGCAACGAGCAATACGGTCAACGCGTCGGATTCGGTGGCTCCTTCGTCTCGCAACCAGATCGTCGCCTGCTCGACTCGCGCACGCAGCAGCGCGTCGCGCTCCAGGCAGGCGAGGGCGGTGCTGCGACCAGCGTCCAGTCGATCAAGTCCCAGAAATGTCCCGCCCGGCAATTCCAGCGCGAGTCGCATGGCCAGTCGCGTCTTGCCACTTCCCAACGATCCGATGAGGTAGGTCAACGGTCGAATATCGCGCAACTCGAATCGCTCGCCACCCCACGGCCATGGCAAGTCGAACGCGACACTCGGCGCCACCGGTTCAATGAGGCCCGGCAATTCTCCTTCGGCAGGCATCCGGCCCGCCACCAACCCGGCACGCAAGCTTCTCACGCGCTCCAGCCGCTGCAATCGATCGCGGATCTCTTCGTCCAGCACACGTTCATGCGCAGCCAATGCGCCCGCCAGCGGCTGGGGCTCGCTGCCACTTAGCACGCTGGCGACTTGCGCAAGGCTCAATCCCAACGCGCGCAGCGCGACAACTTCCGCCGCTCGCGCCATATCGGCCGTGCCGTAGACGCGGTAGCCCGCCGTTGTTCTGCCGGGCGAAACCAATCCATGCCGCTCGTAAAGCCGCAACGCCTTGTTCGAGACACCCAATCGTCGTGCGGCCTCCGATGCGTTCAGGCGGATCGCAGAATCGTTCATCACTCACCTCGTTGTATCGACCGGTCAATGCCGTGAGAGGCCATGCTCAGGCCGGTCCCAAGGGACAGGTCAACATCGACGGACGTTACTTAACATATCAACGGTTGTCGAATTAATTAACCGACCGGTCGGTTTTTGTTATGTTAGGCTTCAATGGGCTTAGCCCCTCATAAAAATACGGAG
This window of the Pandoraea fibrosis genome carries:
- the epsC gene encoding serine O-acetyltransferase EpsC yields the protein MAAFEIDDIVSSLHSARLRWRDGQRRLLESGGRDLPSRERLAEIITQLKGVLFPMRLGPLDLHQQGENYYVGHTLTSVLNDLSEQARLEWRYKARHNAEITAALIEERAHSAIQQFARKLPEIRELLDCDVLAAYQGDPAAGSVDEVLICYPGIHAMIHHRIAHELYRLELPLLARIIAEQAHSETGIDIHPGAQIGAGFFIDHGTGVVIGETAILGQRVRVYQAVTLGAKRFPADDDGNPRKGLARHPIVEDNVVIYAGATILGRVTIGQGSVIGGNVWLTQDVPPYSNITQARSRTEAGSPPVSGCDNDPA
- a CDS encoding MerR family transcriptional regulator produces the protein MNDSAIRLNASEAARRLGVSNKALRLYERHGLVSPGRTTAGYRVYGTADMARAAEVVALRALGLSLAQVASVLSGSEPQPLAGALAAHERVLDEEIRDRLQRLERVRSLRAGLVAGRMPAEGELPGLIEPVAPSVAFDLPWPWGGERFELRDIRPLTYLIGSLGSGKTRLAMRLALELPGGTFLGLDRLDAGRSTALACLERDALLRARVEQATIWLRDEGATESDALTVLLVALEAEREGALVIDMIEQGLAQNTQEALIRYLRKRTRTQKQPCFVMTRSSAILDLTAVGPDEAIVLCPANHSPPVRVAPYPGAPGFEAVATCLASPEVRLRVAAPPQTG